The following are encoded in a window of Ruminiclostridium herbifermentans genomic DNA:
- a CDS encoding GtrA family protein: MSNCNLLINKFIEKFGQLIKYGLVGIVNTLITAIVLFTLMNCFGVSYKTSNAIGYVAGFVNSFIMNKLWTFKDSKAPITKQFLRFSAVFVICYLLQRWLLIFLVEELFINKNISQLIGMIFYTLISFVFNKLFAFKNS; encoded by the coding sequence ATGAGTAATTGTAACTTATTAATAAACAAATTTATAGAAAAGTTTGGTCAATTAATTAAATATGGTTTAGTAGGCATAGTAAATACATTAATAACTGCAATAGTACTATTTACATTAATGAATTGCTTCGGGGTGTCTTACAAAACCTCAAACGCTATAGGATATGTTGCAGGTTTTGTTAACAGCTTTATTATGAATAAGCTTTGGACATTTAAAGATAGCAAAGCACCAATAACAAAACAATTTTTGCGTTTTTCAGCTGTTTTTGTTATATGCTATTTACTTCAGCGATGGTTGCTTATATTTTTAGTTGAGGAGTTATTTATTAATAAAAATATATCTCAGCTTATTGGCATGATTTTTTATACTTTAATTAGTTTTGTTTTTAATAAATTGTTTGCCTTTAAGAACAGCTGA
- a CDS encoding DUF4177 domain-containing protein, with product MLKWEYKVIEAECKGLLGGQIDIQNFSDDLNILGKDGWEVASSFTLNIGQGTTRKVITILKRPC from the coding sequence ATGCTAAAATGGGAATATAAAGTAATTGAGGCGGAATGTAAAGGGCTTTTAGGAGGGCAAATTGATATACAAAACTTTAGTGACGACTTAAATATTCTTGGTAAAGATGGCTGGGAAGTTGCTTCAAGTTTTACACTAAATATAGGACAAGGTACTACTAGAAAGGTGATTACCATTTTAAAACGTCCTTGCTAA
- the ispF gene encoding 2-C-methyl-D-erythritol 2,4-cyclodiphosphate synthase, whose amino-acid sequence MKVGIGQDSHKFDLNNTQKKFILGGVVFDGVTPLAGNSDADVVLHALTNAISGVTGVNILGEIADKMCLENGITDSSAYVLEALKYLDNIKIVHVSITIECSYPKISPKIAEMQKVIGELLGLPENSVGITATTGEGLTAFGQGKGIQAFCCVTAL is encoded by the coding sequence ATGAAAGTTGGAATAGGACAAGATAGTCATAAATTTGATTTAAATAATACTCAGAAAAAATTCATTCTTGGTGGAGTAGTATTTGATGGTGTAACACCTCTCGCAGGAAACAGTGACGCAGATGTTGTTCTTCATGCTCTAACTAATGCTATTTCAGGAGTTACAGGTGTTAATATTTTAGGTGAAATAGCTGATAAAATGTGCTTAGAGAATGGAATTACAGATAGTTCAGCCTATGTTTTGGAAGCACTGAAATATCTGGACAATATAAAAATTGTACATGTTTCAATTACCATAGAGTGTTCATATCCTAAAATATCCCCTAAAATAGCTGAAATGCAGAAAGTGATTGGCGAATTACTGGGTCTTCCTGAAAATAGCGTTGGAATTACGGCCACTACAGGTGAAGGGCTTACTGCTTTTGGTCAAGGAAAAGGTATCCAGGCCTTTTGTTGTGTAACAGCATTATAA
- the ispD gene encoding 2-C-methyl-D-erythritol 4-phosphate cytidylyltransferase, whose amino-acid sequence MGLNKEAGLVSNEITEKATAIITAAGKGTRMNSDINKQYIDIAGIPVLARTIAVFENCEAISDIIVVVNEADIEYCRHNIIKRYNFSKVKELISGGSERQNSVYKGLCATDESRKIVLIHDGARPFVSQKNIIDCISAAKEYGACGVGVRLKDTIKICDQNGFVTTTPDRSSLWSIQTPQAFTYDIIMNAHKVAIQSGYIGTDDLVLVERQGIQVKIIEGSYKNIKITTPEDLIIGESIARSNKDA is encoded by the coding sequence TTGGGTTTAAATAAAGAAGCTGGTTTAGTAAGTAATGAAATAACTGAGAAGGCAACAGCAATAATTACAGCGGCTGGAAAAGGAACAAGAATGAATTCCGATATCAATAAACAGTATATTGATATTGCTGGAATACCTGTTTTGGCTAGAACAATTGCCGTATTTGAAAATTGTGAAGCTATTTCTGATATTATTGTAGTGGTAAATGAAGCTGACATTGAGTATTGCAGACATAATATTATAAAACGATATAATTTTTCAAAGGTTAAAGAATTAATTAGTGGTGGTTCTGAACGTCAAAATTCAGTATATAAAGGTTTATGTGCTACTGATGAGAGCAGGAAAATTGTGTTGATTCATGATGGCGCAAGACCCTTTGTTTCTCAAAAGAACATTATTGATTGTATATCAGCTGCAAAAGAATACGGCGCATGTGGAGTAGGTGTCAGGCTTAAAGACACTATAAAAATATGTGACCAAAATGGATTTGTGACAACTACTCCTGACAGAAGCAGCCTATGGAGCATTCAGACGCCTCAAGCTTTTACATATGACATTATAATGAATGCACATAAAGTGGCAATTCAAAGTGGTTATATTGGTACGGATGATTTAGTTTTAGTAGAGAGACAGGGAATACAAGTTAAAATTATTGAAGGCAGCTACAAGAATATAAAAATTACTACACCTGAGGATTTAATTATAGGTGAGTCAATTGCAAGAAGCAATAAGGATGCTTAA
- a CDS encoding CAP domain-containing protein, with translation MIKRRLLSATLLILVTLFTVIPMGTGQFKVEASEAYKSMELTPGVVTASNVNLRTGPATTFDIICKLKKNQDITIIGKMGDWYAVYVGSSGNVGAITSQYVKVKEVKETTSKTNTKTASATPAKAVNTVTADAAKVKDISADEQALLDLINNERKKQGLAALEFDADLVNIARLKAKDMKDNNYFSHTSKFYGSPFDMMKKYNIKFSAAGENIAGNQTIEKAVKAWTNESGNNLYNKKFTHTGIGIVDSPTYGKIFVQMFIKKT, from the coding sequence ATGATAAAAAGGAGATTATTGTCTGCAACATTACTTATTTTGGTTACATTATTTACTGTAATTCCGATGGGAACAGGTCAGTTCAAGGTTGAGGCATCTGAAGCCTATAAAAGCATGGAACTTACACCTGGTGTAGTTACTGCATCAAATGTAAATTTACGTACTGGTCCTGCAACTACTTTTGATATTATATGTAAACTCAAAAAAAATCAGGATATTACTATTATTGGGAAGATGGGGGATTGGTATGCTGTTTATGTTGGTTCAAGCGGCAATGTAGGAGCAATTACATCTCAATATGTCAAGGTTAAAGAGGTAAAGGAAACAACAAGTAAAACCAATACAAAAACTGCTTCAGCTACCCCTGCAAAAGCCGTAAATACTGTGACTGCTGATGCAGCAAAGGTTAAGGATATTTCAGCTGATGAACAGGCATTGCTGGATTTGATAAATAATGAGAGAAAGAAACAGGGTTTAGCAGCATTAGAGTTTGATGCTGATCTAGTAAATATAGCAAGATTAAAGGCTAAGGATATGAAAGATAATAATTATTTTAGCCATACATCAAAATTCTATGGCTCACCTTTTGATATGATGAAAAAGTATAATATTAAATTTAGTGCTGCAGGTGAAAATATAGCTGGAAATCAGACAATTGAAAAGGCTGTAAAGGCTTGGACAAATGAGAGCGGAAATAATCTTTATAATAAAAAGTTTACACATACAGGAATTGGAATTGTAGACAGCCCAACATACGGAAAGATATTTGTACAGATGTTTATAAAGAAAACGTAA
- a CDS encoding PIN/TRAM domain-containing protein: MLNRIIKASFSILGAVTGYSILRTIFNNNSINVSESIRISIFVIFSLFFCAVFYFISAKIIEFLGGFIDKFESRIQNITLSELLICAIGLILGLIVANLISIPILKIEILGVTFAVLINILLGFAGVALALRKKNDIFSDFFKDSKSPSKSTSLGQSKLLDTSTIIDGRILDIYSTGFVDGHIIIPSFVLEELRHIADSTDSTRRARGRRGLDILNLLQKDNNYVVRIADLDYKDIQEVDEMLLKASLELKCKLVTTDYNLSKVARLRGIEVLNINDLANAVKPVALPGEEMNVQIIKAGKEAGQGVAFLDDGTMIVVEDGKKYVGEAIQVIVTSVLQTSAGRLIFAKPDK, translated from the coding sequence GTGTTAAATAGAATAATAAAAGCTTCTTTTTCTATTTTGGGAGCAGTTACTGGCTATAGCATTTTAAGAACAATTTTTAATAATAATAGTATAAATGTTAGTGAGAGTATTCGAATTTCTATATTCGTAATATTTTCATTGTTTTTTTGTGCAGTATTTTATTTTATTTCTGCAAAAATTATTGAATTTTTGGGCGGTTTTATTGACAAATTTGAAAGCCGAATACAAAATATAACTCTTTCTGAATTGCTTATATGTGCTATTGGGCTTATCTTGGGCCTAATTGTGGCCAATTTAATAAGTATACCAATTTTGAAGATTGAGATACTAGGAGTAACCTTTGCGGTTTTAATTAATATATTATTAGGATTTGCTGGTGTGGCTCTGGCTCTAAGGAAGAAAAATGATATTTTTTCGGATTTCTTTAAGGATTCTAAAAGCCCTTCAAAATCAACTTCTTTGGGACAATCAAAGCTTCTAGATACTAGCACAATAATTGATGGCAGGATATTGGATATATATTCTACTGGATTTGTGGATGGACACATTATTATTCCTTCTTTTGTGCTTGAAGAACTTAGACATATTGCAGATTCTACTGACAGCACAAGAAGGGCAAGAGGTAGAAGGGGCCTTGACATATTGAATTTACTCCAAAAGGATAATAATTATGTGGTGAGAATAGCAGATTTGGATTATAAGGATATTCAAGAGGTAGATGAAATGCTGTTAAAGGCCTCACTAGAACTAAAATGCAAGTTAGTTACTACAGACTACAACCTCAGTAAGGTGGCAAGGCTGAGAGGTATTGAGGTTTTAAATATTAATGATTTGGCAAATGCAGTTAAGCCAGTTGCTTTACCAGGTGAAGAAATGAATGTCCAAATTATTAAAGCTGGTAAGGAAGCTGGACAAGGTGTAGCTTTTCTTGATGATGGGACTATGATTGTTGTTGAGGATGGAAAGAAGTATGTAGGTGAAGCAATCCAAGTAATTGTAACAAGCGTTCTTCAGACTTCAGCAGGAAGATTAATTTTTGCAAAGCCTGATAAGTAA
- the uvsE gene encoding UV DNA damage repair endonuclease UvsE has protein sequence MIFRLGFVAMTLDLENCSPSGTVTYTTYKKLKDENAKRIRLARVSRSNLENTLRILKNNAAQNIEVYRITSKLIPLATHNELFGWNYSEEFQEEFRRIGEYIKANNFRVSAHPDHFTLLNSVKAEVLEASIRDLDYHVRIFEAMGLDDYRYKLVLHVGGVYGDKEQAIKRFKKNYLKLPDRIRKRIILENDDKAFTAADVLGICEDLNIPMVLDVHHHNCVNNGEEIEELLPRIFNTWNGEIYPPKLHFSSPKSNKEYRSHADYIDYSDFVSFLNKVKVINKDIDFILECKMKDRALLELSEKLKETEGIVQINKATFKI, from the coding sequence ATGATATTTAGACTTGGCTTTGTAGCTATGACATTGGATTTGGAAAATTGTTCGCCGTCAGGTACAGTTACTTATACAACATATAAAAAACTTAAGGATGAAAATGCTAAGAGAATAAGGCTTGCACGAGTATCAAGGAGTAATCTTGAGAATACGTTGAGAATACTTAAAAATAATGCTGCTCAAAACATAGAAGTTTATAGGATTACTTCCAAGCTTATACCTCTTGCCACTCATAATGAACTATTTGGCTGGAATTATAGCGAAGAATTTCAAGAAGAATTTAGGCGTATTGGAGAATATATAAAAGCTAATAATTTTAGAGTTAGTGCTCATCCAGACCATTTTACACTTTTGAACTCTGTAAAGGCAGAAGTGCTCGAAGCATCCATTAGAGACCTTGACTATCATGTTAGAATATTTGAAGCAATGGGACTTGACGATTACAGGTACAAATTGGTACTTCATGTTGGAGGTGTGTACGGCGATAAAGAGCAAGCAATAAAGCGATTTAAAAAAAATTATTTAAAGCTTCCTGATAGAATTCGTAAACGGATTATTTTAGAAAACGACGATAAAGCTTTTACAGCAGCCGACGTATTAGGAATTTGTGAGGACCTAAATATTCCAATGGTATTAGATGTTCACCATCATAATTGTGTAAATAATGGTGAGGAAATAGAAGAACTTTTACCTAGAATTTTTAATACATGGAATGGAGAAATTTATCCTCCAAAGCTTCATTTTTCAAGTCCTAAAAGCAATAAAGAATATCGAAGTCATGCAGATTATATTGACTATTCAGACTTTGTTAGTTTTTTGAATAAAGTTAAGGTTATTAATAAAGATATTGATTTTATACTTGAGTGCAAAATGAAGGACAGAGCGTTGCTGGAGCTTTCTGAAAAGCTGAAGGAAACTGAGGGGATAGTTCAGATTAATAAAGCAACATTTAAGATATAG
- a CDS encoding sugar phosphate nucleotidyltransferase: protein MKAIIMAGGEGSRLRPLTCNLPKPMVSVMNKPVMEHTINLLKKYGITDIGVTLMYHPQHIKDYFGNGKNLGVNITYFLEDTPLGTAGGVKNAQSFLDETFIVISGDSITNLNIAEAIKFHKEKNSIATIVLNKVDVPLDYGVVLTNSDGSITGFVEKPSWGEIFSDTVNTGTYILEPEIFNYIEPNKNTDFSHDVFPSLLFASEKLYGYVSTDYWCDIGDIRSYVRSQCDLLEKKLKIDFDGVQIKEGVWVGSGTIIESTAEINGPCIIGSNCKIGNGTLIDNCTIIGNNTIIEDDVSIVRSIIWDNCYIEYGSELRGAILCNRVNLKHYVSLFENSVIGEGCKISERVIVKPNIKVWPEKIIDPFAIVDRNMIWGTKHTNKIYGQNGISGIINVDISPEFATRLGAAYGSQFKIGSRVVVSSTNSNSARMFKHAFISGILSVGVEVYNMSSLLTPIARAAIGFLAVEGGIHIKTDTQNDNMIRVDFMDGRGAAISRFNERKIENSFFKEDFKRCSADQIRRLNNITDFSIYYMRSIYSKVDMALIKAKKLKICIYSQTEFVSSMVVSMLNDLGCTTSCFTYSNNYDLDQIRQSIENTCSDFAAVIDKNAENLVLVNKTGRVIKDDLFQAFIALIIFRTSPGSTFFAPITGSEVIDKLALKYNCKVKRTKNSSYAIMDEILNNNFDKETKQFILSFDAIAGLIYIVEYICSSNTSLIELLSEIPEFFMTSKSIHCPWELKGKIMKTIINEQNLKKIELLDGIKLYSSQGWVFLLPDADKPIFKIISEGNSSLESEALCNKYYNLLERIIENN, encoded by the coding sequence ATGAAAGCTATTATTATGGCCGGCGGAGAGGGTTCAAGACTTAGACCTCTTACTTGTAATTTACCGAAACCAATGGTTTCTGTGATGAATAAGCCAGTTATGGAACATACTATCAATTTACTAAAAAAATATGGTATTACCGATATTGGCGTTACCCTAATGTATCATCCTCAACATATTAAGGATTATTTTGGTAATGGAAAAAATTTAGGAGTCAACATCACATATTTTCTTGAAGATACACCTCTCGGTACAGCTGGAGGGGTAAAGAACGCTCAAAGCTTTTTAGATGAAACATTTATTGTAATCAGTGGTGATTCTATTACAAATTTAAACATAGCTGAAGCGATAAAATTCCATAAAGAAAAGAATTCTATTGCCACAATTGTTTTAAATAAAGTTGACGTACCACTTGATTATGGAGTTGTATTAACTAATTCGGATGGTTCCATTACTGGCTTTGTTGAAAAACCAAGTTGGGGAGAAATATTCAGTGACACAGTTAATACTGGCACTTATATCCTTGAGCCAGAAATATTTAATTATATTGAGCCTAATAAAAATACCGATTTTAGTCATGATGTATTTCCTTCTCTCCTATTTGCTTCTGAGAAGCTATATGGGTATGTCAGTACGGATTATTGGTGTGATATAGGGGATATAAGATCATATGTAAGGTCTCAATGTGACTTATTAGAAAAAAAACTTAAAATTGATTTTGATGGAGTTCAGATAAAAGAAGGTGTTTGGGTAGGCAGCGGTACAATTATTGAAAGTACTGCTGAAATAAATGGTCCATGTATAATAGGATCTAACTGTAAAATAGGAAATGGTACTTTAATCGATAACTGTACGATAATTGGAAATAATACCATTATCGAAGACGATGTATCTATTGTCCGTAGTATTATTTGGGACAATTGTTATATAGAGTATGGAAGTGAACTCAGAGGTGCCATACTTTGCAACAGAGTAAATCTAAAGCACTATGTATCCTTATTCGAAAATTCTGTTATAGGTGAAGGCTGTAAAATTAGTGAACGAGTTATTGTTAAGCCTAATATAAAAGTTTGGCCAGAAAAAATAATTGATCCTTTTGCAATTGTTGACAGAAATATGATATGGGGTACAAAACACACTAACAAAATTTATGGTCAAAACGGTATCTCTGGAATTATAAATGTAGATATTTCTCCTGAATTTGCTACAAGACTAGGAGCTGCATATGGCTCTCAGTTCAAAATAGGTTCTAGAGTTGTTGTCAGTTCTACAAATTCAAATTCAGCAAGAATGTTTAAGCACGCATTTATATCTGGTATATTATCAGTTGGTGTTGAAGTTTATAATATGAGCAGTCTTTTAACGCCTATTGCACGAGCCGCCATAGGATTTTTGGCTGTTGAAGGGGGCATACATATAAAGACTGACACTCAAAATGATAATATGATTAGAGTAGACTTCATGGACGGAAGAGGTGCTGCTATAAGTCGTTTTAATGAGCGTAAAATAGAAAATTCCTTTTTTAAAGAGGATTTCAAAAGATGTTCAGCCGATCAAATCAGACGGCTAAATAATATAACTGATTTTAGCATATATTATATGCGTTCAATATATAGCAAAGTTGATATGGCACTAATCAAAGCAAAAAAACTAAAGATATGTATTTATTCACAAACAGAATTTGTATCGTCAATGGTTGTTTCAATGCTTAATGACTTAGGTTGTACAACTAGTTGCTTTACATATAGCAATAACTATGATTTGGATCAAATTAGACAAAGCATTGAAAACACATGCTCTGATTTTGCAGCAGTAATTGACAAAAACGCTGAAAACCTTGTTTTAGTTAATAAAACTGGCAGAGTTATTAAGGACGATTTATTTCAAGCATTTATTGCATTGATAATATTCAGAACTTCTCCAGGCTCAACTTTCTTTGCACCTATTACTGGTTCAGAGGTAATCGACAAGCTTGCGCTTAAATATAATTGTAAAGTTAAACGAACAAAAAATTCATCTTATGCAATAATGGATGAAATCTTGAATAATAATTTTGATAAAGAAACTAAACAGTTTATTTTAAGCTTTGATGCTATTGCTGGACTAATTTATATAGTTGAATATATTTGTTCTTCTAATACTAGTTTGATTGAACTTTTATCTGAAATCCCAGAATTCTTTATGACAAGCAAAAGTATTCATTGTCCTTGGGAATTAAAAGGTAAAATTATGAAAACAATTATAAACGAACAAAATTTGAAAAAAATAGAGTTATTAGACGGAATAAAGCTTTATTCAAGTCAAGGTTGGGTTTTTTTACTGCCTGACGCTGATAAGCCTATTTTTAAAATAATATCTGAAGGCAATTCAAGCCTCGAATCTGAAGCCTTATGTAATAAGTATTATAATTTGTTAGAAAGGATTATTGAGAATAACTAA
- a CDS encoding RluA family pseudouridine synthase: protein MRTVIAENKHDSKKIEKVIRDFFPNLASGMLFKALRKKDIKVNGVRVKEDYVVSSGDKIDIYIIDDFLFGKSDEGYNVVFEDNNLLIVNKAQGVPVHPDNNQKEATLIDKLQKQYGPEIALCHRLDRNTSGLVILAKNQATLDIMLNKIKHREVQKYYNCIVSGVMEKKQAELTDYLEKNKKISKVFISNKKSKESVKIVTRYNVIKSLDDLSLLEVELITGRTHQIRAHLAFYGHPIIGDGKYGKNAENRRYNAKYQMLCANKLTFAFTSPAKHLDYLKNKTISIAPPFDLEDIIKNQKK from the coding sequence ATGAGAACAGTAATTGCAGAAAATAAACACGATAGTAAAAAGATAGAAAAAGTTATAAGGGATTTTTTCCCCAACTTAGCCTCAGGCATGTTGTTCAAAGCACTACGAAAAAAAGATATTAAGGTAAATGGTGTTCGAGTAAAAGAAGACTATGTAGTATCAAGCGGAGATAAAATTGACATTTATATAATCGATGATTTCCTGTTTGGAAAAAGTGATGAGGGCTATAATGTTGTTTTTGAAGATAATAATCTCTTGATAGTAAATAAAGCTCAAGGTGTACCTGTACATCCCGATAATAATCAAAAAGAAGCTACTCTTATAGATAAGCTTCAAAAACAATATGGCCCTGAAATTGCATTATGTCACAGACTAGACAGAAACACCAGTGGCTTGGTTATACTTGCAAAAAATCAGGCAACACTGGATATCATGCTCAATAAAATAAAGCACAGAGAAGTACAAAAATATTATAATTGCATTGTCTCGGGCGTTATGGAAAAGAAACAAGCTGAACTTACTGACTACCTAGAAAAAAACAAGAAGATCAGTAAAGTCTTTATTTCAAATAAAAAGTCCAAAGAATCAGTTAAAATTGTTACTAGATATAACGTAATTAAGTCATTAGATGACCTAAGTCTGCTAGAAGTAGAGCTCATTACAGGCAGAACTCATCAAATTCGTGCACATCTTGCATTTTATGGTCATCCAATAATTGGTGATGGTAAGTATGGTAAAAATGCTGAAAACAGAAGGTACAACGCAAAATATCAAATGCTTTGTGCTAATAAGCTTACTTTTGCTTTTACAAGTCCAGCAAAACACCTTGATTATTTGAAGAATAAAACAATTTCAATCGCTCCGCCTTTTGATTTAGAAGACATAATTAAAAATCAAAAGAAATAA
- a CDS encoding CarD family transcriptional regulator: MYNVGDKIVYPMHGAGIIESIEEKEILGKICSYYVMKIPIGDLKVMIPTNNVNEIGIRDVISISEADKVFKVFKNEPHELSSNWNKRYRENMTKIKSGNIFEVADVVGCLMQRDRTKGLSTGERKMLSSAKQILISELVLAKGLNQHEVEDKIQEYLYAD, translated from the coding sequence ATGTATAATGTAGGAGATAAAATAGTATATCCTATGCATGGTGCAGGCATTATTGAGTCTATTGAAGAAAAAGAGATTCTAGGAAAGATTTGTAGCTATTATGTTATGAAAATTCCAATCGGTGACTTAAAAGTAATGATACCAACTAATAACGTTAATGAAATTGGAATACGTGATGTTATTAGCATTTCTGAAGCTGACAAGGTCTTTAAAGTCTTTAAAAATGAACCTCATGAATTATCTTCCAATTGGAATAAGCGTTATAGGGAAAATATGACTAAGATAAAAAGTGGCAATATATTTGAAGTTGCTGATGTTGTCGGATGTCTTATGCAGCGAGATAGAACTAAAGGATTGTCTACAGGTGAAAGAAAAATGTTAAGCAGTGCTAAGCAGATATTAATAAGCGAGTTAGTTCTTGCAAAAGGATTAAATCAGCATGAGGTTGAGGACAAGATTCAAGAATACCTTTATGCTGACTAA
- a CDS encoding 1-phosphofructokinase family hexose kinase: MITVLSLSPAIDKIYVIDSFRAGELYRVNNCIQSAGGKGINVARVSRMLEAEVAVLGFKAGNTGQWLEDNILKTGAKSYLIEVEGQSRTNNNIIDKVNNRETEILEEGPTISDYSWQSFLESFNKNIKQTKVLVCSGGLPKGLGADTYANLIDEANKLGIKTILDASGDVLKQGINAKPYLIKPNLRELSTYYKSHFTTDSEILKACREIINIGVKVVVTSLGAEGALLVSENAAYKAYPVNVNVINTIGSGDSMVAGISTGLAKGLGLEECFRLGVACASSNTEFLEIGLINNERVEQLRKDIVIERI; encoded by the coding sequence ATGATTACAGTATTGTCATTAAGTCCAGCCATAGATAAAATTTATGTGATTGATAGTTTTCGTGCAGGAGAATTATATAGGGTTAATAATTGTATACAATCAGCTGGCGGCAAGGGTATCAATGTTGCTAGGGTTTCTAGAATGCTGGAAGCAGAAGTAGCTGTACTAGGTTTCAAAGCGGGTAACACCGGTCAATGGTTGGAGGACAACATCCTTAAAACAGGGGCAAAGTCATATTTAATAGAAGTAGAAGGCCAATCAAGAACAAATAATAATATTATAGATAAGGTAAATAATCGGGAAACAGAAATATTAGAAGAAGGACCCACAATAAGTGATTATTCTTGGCAAAGTTTTCTCGAAAGCTTTAATAAAAACATAAAACAAACAAAAGTACTTGTTTGCTCAGGAGGACTTCCAAAAGGTCTAGGAGCTGATACCTATGCCAATCTTATTGACGAGGCAAACAAACTAGGTATTAAAACAATTTTAGATGCTAGTGGAGATGTACTTAAACAAGGAATTAATGCTAAGCCCTATCTGATAAAACCAAACTTGAGAGAACTATCAACATATTATAAGTCACATTTTACTACTGATTCTGAAATTCTGAAGGCTTGCAGGGAGATAATAAATATAGGTGTAAAGGTTGTTGTCACTTCATTAGGTGCAGAGGGTGCCCTGTTGGTGAGTGAGAACGCTGCATATAAAGCATATCCCGTTAATGTTAATGTGATAAATACCATAGGCTCTGGGGATTCAATGGTAGCAGGCATCAGTACTGGCTTGGCAAAGGGACTGGGGCTTGAGGAATGCTTTAGGCTTGGCGTTGCATGTGCTTCATCAAATACCGAATTTCTTGAAATTGGTTTGATAAATAATGAAAGAGTTGAACAATTAAGAAAAGACATTGTAATTGAAAGAATATAG